One stretch of Corynebacterium auriscanis DNA includes these proteins:
- a CDS encoding polyribonucleotide nucleotidyltransferase, whose protein sequence is MSPRSTQQPKSGRNSTRSGSRGKSTNSRSRSTKPARPQIQAELIDPEAGVWEATATIDNGDFGKRTVRFESGLLARQADGAVTAYLDDDTMLLSTTTASRNPREGIDFFPLTVDVEERMYAAGRIPGSFFRREGRPGTEAILAARLIDRPLRPTFVKGLRNEVQVIITVLSIDPAEMYDVLAINAASASTQLSGLPVSSAVGGVRMALVVDEDHPQGQWVAFPTREQIEASVFELVVAGRVTEPVKGGRGRRPKTDETNVAVMMVEAGATANAVERIADGAPAPTEAVVAEGIEAAKPFIATLCDAQDALSRAIGSEAREFELFPPYDQDVYTSVEAETAEALGEIMSIADKQERDEALAENMQATVDELAEEFPERESEIRAAHNEVTKQLVRQRILEEGFRIDGRDSTTIRDLGIVVQLVPRAHGSALFERGETQILGVTTLDTLKMEQQIDSLGPESSKRYIHHYNFPPFSTGETGRVGSPKRREIGHGALAERALVPVIPSRDEFPYAIRQVSEAMGSNGSTSMGSVCASTLSLYNAGVPLRAPVAGIAMGLVTGKVGNKDKYVTLTDILGAEDAFGDMDFKVAGTESFVTALQLDTKLDGIPSDVLAEALGQARTARLEILQLMEDAIDSPDDMSEFAPRITTISIPSSKIGEVIGPKGKTINQITEETGADISIEEDGTVFISATGGQAAAAAEEKINAIANPQLPKIGDRFLGTVVKTTAFGAFVSLVPGRDGLIHISNLGGDRRIERVEDEVSVGDKIEVEIADVDNRGKISLVPVDEN, encoded by the coding sequence ATGAGTCCACGTAGCACTCAACAACCAAAGTCCGGTCGTAATTCCACCCGTTCCGGGTCCCGCGGAAAATCCACGAACTCCCGTTCCCGCAGCACCAAGCCGGCACGGCCACAAATTCAGGCCGAGCTTATTGATCCAGAGGCGGGAGTGTGGGAAGCCACCGCCACCATCGACAACGGAGATTTCGGTAAACGCACCGTTCGGTTTGAAAGCGGACTTCTGGCGCGGCAGGCCGATGGCGCAGTCACGGCCTACCTCGATGACGACACGATGTTGTTGTCCACGACCACCGCGTCCCGCAACCCCCGAGAGGGCATTGACTTCTTCCCGCTGACGGTGGATGTGGAAGAGCGTATGTACGCCGCAGGTCGCATTCCCGGAAGCTTCTTCCGTCGCGAAGGACGCCCAGGCACCGAGGCCATTTTGGCGGCGCGCCTCATCGACCGGCCGTTGCGCCCCACTTTCGTCAAGGGGTTGCGAAACGAAGTCCAAGTCATCATTACCGTTTTGTCGATTGATCCGGCAGAGATGTACGACGTGCTCGCGATCAACGCAGCTTCGGCATCTACGCAGTTGTCCGGGCTGCCGGTCTCGAGTGCCGTGGGTGGCGTGCGTATGGCACTGGTCGTAGATGAGGATCACCCCCAGGGCCAGTGGGTTGCATTCCCGACGCGCGAGCAGATCGAGGCATCCGTGTTCGAGCTGGTTGTCGCGGGCCGAGTGACTGAGCCGGTGAAGGGTGGACGTGGGCGTCGACCCAAAACTGACGAGACCAACGTGGCAGTAATGATGGTGGAAGCAGGCGCGACCGCCAACGCCGTGGAGCGAATCGCCGACGGTGCGCCCGCCCCAACTGAGGCGGTCGTTGCCGAGGGTATCGAAGCGGCAAAGCCGTTCATTGCCACCCTGTGCGATGCACAGGACGCGCTGTCCCGCGCTATTGGCAGCGAGGCGCGTGAGTTCGAACTGTTCCCTCCATACGATCAGGACGTGTACACCTCGGTCGAAGCGGAGACCGCCGAGGCTCTGGGTGAAATCATGTCAATCGCCGACAAGCAGGAACGCGATGAGGCATTGGCTGAGAACATGCAGGCAACAGTGGACGAACTGGCGGAGGAATTCCCCGAGCGCGAAAGCGAAATCCGCGCGGCCCACAACGAAGTCACCAAGCAGCTGGTGCGCCAGCGGATTCTGGAAGAAGGCTTCCGCATCGACGGCCGCGATTCCACCACGATTCGTGACCTGGGCATCGTTGTGCAGCTGGTACCACGTGCACACGGTTCCGCGTTGTTCGAGCGCGGTGAGACCCAGATCCTGGGCGTGACCACCCTCGACACACTGAAGATGGAACAGCAGATTGATTCGCTGGGCCCAGAGAGCTCCAAGCGCTACATCCACCACTACAACTTCCCACCGTTCTCTACTGGTGAAACCGGCCGGGTGGGTAGCCCGAAGCGTCGTGAGATAGGCCACGGTGCCTTGGCAGAGCGCGCGCTGGTTCCTGTGATCCCATCTCGCGATGAGTTCCCGTACGCGATCCGCCAAGTCTCCGAGGCCATGGGATCCAACGGATCGACCTCCATGGGTTCTGTGTGTGCTTCCACCTTGAGCCTCTACAACGCCGGCGTGCCACTGAGGGCACCGGTGGCTGGTATCGCCATGGGCTTGGTGACCGGCAAGGTTGGCAACAAGGACAAGTACGTGACCTTGACTGATATCTTGGGCGCCGAAGATGCCTTCGGCGACATGGATTTCAAGGTCGCCGGTACCGAATCCTTCGTGACTGCCCTGCAACTGGATACCAAGTTGGACGGCATTCCTTCCGACGTACTGGCTGAGGCCTTGGGGCAAGCACGCACTGCTCGCTTGGAGATTCTGCAGCTCATGGAAGATGCAATCGATTCCCCCGATGATATGAGCGAGTTCGCTCCCCGCATCACGACCATCTCCATTCCATCATCGAAGATCGGTGAGGTCATCGGCCCGAAGGGCAAGACCATCAATCAGATCACCGAGGAAACGGGCGCAGATATCTCCATCGAGGAAGATGGCACCGTGTTTATTTCTGCCACCGGTGGCCAGGCTGCCGCAGCGGCCGAGGAAAAGATCAATGCGATAGCGAACCCACAGCTGCCGAAGATCGGAGACCGCTTCTTGGGCACGGTTGTGAAGACGACCGCATTCGGTGCATTCGTCTCCCTAGTCCCAGGCCGTGACGGTTTGATTCACATCTCGAACTTGGGTGGAGATCGCCGCATCGAGCGTGTCGAGGACGAAGTGTCTGTTGGCGATAAGATCGAAGTGGAAATTGCTGACGTGGATAACCGCGGAAAGATTTCCCTCGTGCCGGTGGATGAGAACTAG
- a CDS encoding GNAT family N-acetyltransferase: MSIRRATPADAPQIGALLRAAKNEDLSAEKRAEKGFVQGNMSDDNLHTWLESPQRGGMVAVQANEIVGVCMFSPAGPAPADHPSGGLYTTIQQSDLDAERTMVFGPLAVTPSAAGQRLSGRLIHAVQEESRRLGTSAIVSFVDDANRKSTRLHHNLGFDVLGTFEHKGRPFTAFVLQ, from the coding sequence GTGAGTATCCGCCGTGCCACACCTGCGGACGCTCCTCAGATCGGCGCCCTGCTGCGCGCTGCGAAGAACGAAGACTTGTCAGCCGAAAAGCGCGCTGAAAAGGGATTCGTCCAGGGCAATATGAGTGATGACAATCTCCACACCTGGTTGGAAAGCCCCCAGCGTGGCGGCATGGTCGCCGTGCAGGCAAACGAAATTGTGGGTGTGTGCATGTTTTCCCCCGCCGGCCCCGCGCCGGCGGATCATCCCTCGGGTGGGCTGTATACAACCATCCAGCAGTCAGACCTCGATGCAGAACGGACGATGGTCTTCGGCCCTTTGGCCGTCACCCCCTCCGCAGCCGGTCAACGCCTCAGTGGCCGCCTCATCCACGCGGTCCAAGAAGAAAGCCGAAGACTGGGCACATCGGCAATTGTGTCCTTCGTTGACGATGCCAACCGGAAGAGCACACGCTTGCACCACAATCTCGGCTTCGACGTCCTCGGTACCTTTGAACACAAGGGCCGCCCCTTCACGGCTTTCGTGTTGCAATAA
- a CDS encoding bifunctional riboflavin kinase/FAD synthetase: MSIWYGLDRIPASVVSEGSAVTIGVFDGVHRGHQQLVKRVIEKARELDVPSVMFTFDPHPTVVFSPERVPAQLGTLEQRVELAHNMGIDHVVVVGFTAEIASWSPAEYVDHALVELLHAKAVVVGDNFTFGHKAAGTAPMLKRLGAERGIDVEVLSLLSDSDAPLESVDGTPGDWVVCSTYIREQLAAGEVTAAARALGRNFSVRGEVTHGAGRGGRALGFPTANLYFHDKYALPADGVYAGYVTILPDQVDREAQAQQPGEPPIVVKAGQKVGTMPVGQKLPAAISVGTNPTFGHEPRSVESFILDGEADLYGLNVDVEFVERIRGQETYSDLDELINAINRDVESTRAALR; this comes from the coding sequence GTGAGTATTTGGTACGGATTGGACAGAATTCCAGCCTCCGTGGTGAGCGAAGGCAGCGCGGTGACTATCGGCGTATTTGACGGAGTACACCGCGGGCACCAGCAACTGGTGAAGCGGGTCATCGAGAAGGCGCGCGAACTGGACGTGCCCAGCGTGATGTTCACTTTTGACCCGCACCCCACAGTTGTTTTCAGCCCCGAGCGCGTGCCTGCGCAGTTGGGAACCCTCGAACAGCGCGTGGAGCTGGCCCACAACATGGGTATCGATCACGTCGTGGTGGTGGGGTTCACCGCAGAGATTGCCTCGTGGAGCCCCGCAGAATACGTTGACCATGCCTTAGTTGAGCTGTTGCACGCCAAAGCAGTGGTGGTGGGCGACAACTTCACCTTTGGCCACAAGGCTGCGGGTACAGCGCCGATGCTGAAGCGGTTGGGCGCCGAACGCGGCATTGACGTGGAGGTCCTGTCCCTTCTTTCTGATTCCGACGCCCCCCTGGAATCCGTAGACGGTACCCCTGGGGACTGGGTGGTGTGTTCGACGTATATCCGTGAGCAGCTGGCCGCGGGCGAGGTTACAGCTGCAGCCCGTGCATTGGGGCGCAATTTCAGCGTTCGTGGCGAGGTCACACACGGTGCGGGGAGGGGAGGACGAGCCTTGGGGTTTCCCACCGCCAACTTGTATTTCCACGATAAGTACGCGCTGCCGGCCGATGGTGTGTACGCCGGATATGTGACGATCCTGCCGGATCAGGTAGACAGGGAGGCGCAAGCGCAGCAGCCAGGTGAACCGCCGATCGTTGTGAAAGCCGGGCAGAAGGTTGGGACAATGCCGGTGGGGCAAAAGCTGCCCGCCGCTATTTCCGTGGGCACAAACCCTACGTTTGGGCACGAACCGCGCAGTGTGGAGAGCTTCATCCTAGATGGCGAGGCGGATCTATACGGTCTCAATGTGGACGTGGAGTTTGTCGAACGCATTCGAGGTCAAGAGACTTATTCGGATCTTGACGAATTGATCAACGCGATTAATCGGGACGTGGAGTCAACGAGGGCTGCCCTGCGTTAA
- a CDS encoding 4'-phosphopantetheinyl transferase family protein, translating to MLPSGTRCVELHSSSHDLSRFHTLSSEEQQLVENAVDRRKADFGDSRWCAHEAMRPIVEDQPIMRGVRGMPLFPEGVSGSLTHTEGFRAAIVGRSQRWRSLGIDAEPARDLPEGVLHAIASQRERRRLRGLAVHYGVDYADTVLFSAKEATYKAWFPLTHRFLDFDQADIDLRADGTFTSYLLVRPVPVPFIQGRWLVRDGVVVTIAAVAR from the coding sequence ATGCTTCCCTCCGGTACCCGCTGTGTAGAGTTGCATTCTTCGTCGCACGATTTGTCGCGATTCCACACCCTTTCCTCCGAAGAGCAACAGCTGGTGGAGAATGCAGTGGACCGCCGGAAGGCGGACTTTGGTGATTCGCGGTGGTGTGCGCACGAGGCTATGCGCCCCATCGTGGAAGACCAGCCCATCATGCGGGGGGTGCGCGGTATGCCCCTGTTCCCTGAGGGAGTCTCTGGGTCGCTAACCCACACCGAAGGTTTTCGTGCAGCGATTGTCGGCCGCAGCCAGCGGTGGCGTTCGCTGGGGATCGATGCCGAGCCCGCCCGTGATCTCCCTGAGGGCGTGCTGCACGCCATCGCATCACAGCGGGAGCGGCGCCGGCTGCGCGGACTGGCAGTTCACTATGGTGTGGATTATGCCGATACGGTGCTGTTTTCCGCTAAAGAGGCCACATACAAAGCGTGGTTCCCACTGACACATCGGTTCTTAGACTTCGACCAGGCCGATATCGACTTGCGAGCGGATGGCACTTTCACCTCCTACCTGCTGGTTCGTCCGGTTCCGGTGCCGTTCATCCAGGGGCGCTGGCTGGTGCGTGACGGTGTCGTGGTGACAATCGCGGCGGTTGCTCGTTAA
- a CDS encoding metallophosphoesterase family protein, which translates to MRTLWAVSDLHVRAPGNWELFDKHVRTQNPADWLIVAGDVAEDLDTVIEVLQECTRRFDTVIFTPGNHEMYSREADELKGRDKYDVLIALCRELGVVTPEDTYQSFAGRTIVPMFTLYDHTWRDPELTRDEALAGAQERGIVLTDSVAIEPYEDVGLWCRDRLAYTLKRLAVVDEPTILVNHWPLVRQAIDQLKYPDIGLWSGTRHTQTWPERYKAETVIYGHLHIPTQISVEGVTHTEVSLGYPREWQATLPLRLSKKAWPYPVLVDEEVK; encoded by the coding sequence ATGCGAACCCTCTGGGCCGTTAGCGATCTTCACGTGCGTGCCCCCGGCAACTGGGAGTTGTTTGATAAACATGTACGGACCCAGAATCCAGCGGATTGGTTGATCGTAGCGGGAGATGTAGCTGAGGATCTGGATACGGTCATTGAGGTTTTGCAGGAATGCACTCGGCGCTTCGATACCGTCATTTTCACCCCAGGTAACCACGAAATGTATTCGCGGGAGGCAGATGAACTTAAAGGCCGAGACAAGTACGACGTTCTCATTGCACTCTGCCGCGAATTGGGGGTGGTAACGCCCGAGGACACGTACCAGTCCTTCGCGGGACGAACTATCGTACCTATGTTCACGCTGTACGATCACACGTGGCGGGATCCCGAGTTAACGCGGGATGAAGCCTTGGCTGGGGCGCAAGAACGTGGCATAGTGCTCACGGATTCCGTGGCCATTGAACCATATGAGGACGTGGGGTTATGGTGCCGCGACCGCTTGGCCTATACACTTAAACGGCTGGCCGTTGTCGACGAGCCCACGATACTGGTCAACCACTGGCCCCTAGTGCGCCAAGCCATTGATCAACTAAAGTACCCAGACATTGGATTATGGTCTGGAACCCGACATACACAAACGTGGCCCGAAAGGTACAAAGCCGAGACCGTAATCTACGGTCACTTGCACATCCCCACACAAATATCTGTGGAAGGTGTAACGCATACAGAGGTTTCACTCGGTTATCCCAGAGAGTGGCAAGCGACTTTGCCGTTGCGATTAAGTAAGAAAGCCTGGCCCTATCCAGTGCTCGTTGACGAGGAGGTGAAGTGA
- the truB gene encoding tRNA pseudouridine(55) synthase TruB, translated as MNASQSRSASRLPAPTASVLTRSGLVVIDKPAGMTSHDVVSKLRRVMRTKRVGHAGTLDPMATGVLVVGVERGTKFLAHVVTHDKRYEATVRLGAATVTDDMEGDVLNSTAPVAVTEEGIRRELARLTGEIMQRPSSVSSIKINGRRAHELVREGHDVVLPERPVTIFSLHVGAIRPLDAAGHVVSFGDAAVDHIDVDIAVHCSSGTYIRSIARDLGEALKVGGHLTALRRTSVGPFTIAQATTLERLANAAESGQQPEELLALDLDVAMTTCFPTREISTQEGEELALGKWLEPVGNSGIRAAVTPEGRAIALVKEKGKRAASVFVARPQGLD; from the coding sequence ATGAATGCATCGCAGTCTCGTTCCGCCTCACGTTTGCCCGCCCCAACCGCCAGCGTGCTCACACGGTCCGGGCTGGTTGTCATCGACAAGCCGGCAGGAATGACCAGTCACGATGTGGTGTCCAAACTACGCCGAGTGATGCGCACCAAGCGCGTGGGCCATGCCGGCACGTTGGACCCGATGGCCACGGGAGTGTTGGTGGTCGGCGTGGAGCGAGGCACCAAGTTTTTGGCGCACGTGGTCACTCACGACAAACGTTACGAGGCCACGGTGCGTTTGGGGGCTGCGACCGTCACCGATGACATGGAAGGCGACGTGCTCAACAGTACTGCACCTGTTGCCGTGACCGAAGAGGGCATTCGCCGCGAGCTGGCCCGGCTAACTGGGGAGATCATGCAGCGACCAAGTTCCGTCTCCTCCATCAAAATCAATGGTCGCCGCGCCCACGAGCTAGTTCGCGAGGGTCACGACGTTGTCCTACCGGAGCGCCCCGTGACTATCTTTTCTTTGCACGTGGGTGCTATTCGCCCGCTGGACGCGGCGGGGCACGTTGTTTCTTTTGGTGACGCCGCCGTGGACCACATCGACGTGGATATCGCGGTCCACTGCTCCTCCGGTACGTATATCCGCTCGATTGCCCGCGACCTCGGCGAGGCGCTAAAGGTGGGCGGTCACCTCACGGCGTTGCGGCGGACATCCGTGGGTCCGTTTACCATTGCACAAGCGACGACGTTGGAGCGGCTCGCGAACGCTGCCGAGTCGGGGCAGCAACCAGAGGAACTACTGGCGCTGGATCTAGATGTCGCCATGACGACGTGCTTCCCCACCAGGGAAATCTCCACCCAGGAGGGCGAGGAGCTGGCACTCGGCAAATGGCTCGAGCCCGTGGGGAATTCCGGTATCCGCGCGGCGGTCACCCCGGAGGGGCGCGCCATTGCCCTAGTCAAGGAAAAGGGCAAACGGGCGGCTAGCGTGTTCGTGGCGCGACCGCAGGGTTTGGATTAG
- a CDS encoding MATE family efflux transporter: MVETQRSAGDPQIDASPGAIIGLAWPALVVLAATPLYLLFDTAVVGRLGATDLAALAAGATVLGTITTQLTFLSYGTTARAARHFGAGETRAAIYEGLQATWVAIVVGAILATTVFVSAPSIMSWLSSDPTVAAHATGWMRVTCLSVIPALVVMAGNGWLRGISNTRLPLYFTLAGVLPMAVTVPFAVGRWGLVGSAYANVLGETIVALCFIGALIVHWRAEGDDRPVGPRWDVIVKQLVMGRDLVARSLSFQIAFISAAAVAGHMGANQLAGHQVMLQLWNFLTLVLDSVAIAAQALVGKALGAKAFESARAVGVTVLRFSIASAVLLAIGLTLGAGFIPRIFTSDPGVLEQMRWPWWILVALVVLGGVVFAFDGVLLGAGDAAFLRTWSIASVLLGYLPLVWLSYAFGWGLTGVWLGLLAMISIRMVAVTVRFRGNAWMVA, translated from the coding sequence GTGGTAGAGACCCAAAGAAGCGCGGGGGATCCGCAGATCGACGCATCCCCTGGCGCGATTATTGGGCTGGCATGGCCCGCGCTCGTGGTGCTGGCAGCTACACCGCTGTATCTTCTTTTCGACACCGCAGTGGTGGGGCGGCTGGGCGCTACGGACTTAGCTGCGTTGGCAGCCGGAGCGACTGTGTTGGGTACCATCACCACACAGCTGACATTCCTGTCTTACGGCACTACCGCGCGAGCTGCCCGGCATTTCGGGGCCGGGGAGACGCGCGCGGCGATTTATGAAGGATTGCAGGCCACGTGGGTGGCCATTGTGGTGGGGGCTATCTTGGCCACCACGGTGTTTGTGAGCGCTCCGTCGATCATGTCATGGTTGAGTTCGGATCCAACGGTGGCTGCCCACGCGACCGGTTGGATGCGCGTGACGTGCTTGTCCGTGATTCCGGCCCTTGTCGTGATGGCCGGCAACGGGTGGTTGCGTGGTATTTCCAATACCCGCTTGCCGTTGTATTTCACTTTGGCCGGAGTACTACCCATGGCCGTGACCGTGCCCTTTGCCGTGGGCCGGTGGGGCTTGGTGGGTTCAGCCTACGCGAACGTGCTGGGTGAGACGATTGTGGCGCTCTGTTTCATCGGTGCTCTCATCGTGCACTGGCGTGCAGAAGGGGATGACCGACCAGTGGGGCCACGGTGGGACGTGATTGTGAAGCAATTGGTGATGGGACGCGACTTGGTGGCCCGGTCACTGTCGTTCCAGATCGCCTTTATTTCGGCAGCCGCGGTGGCCGGTCATATGGGTGCCAACCAACTGGCTGGCCATCAGGTAATGCTGCAGCTATGGAACTTCCTCACCTTGGTGTTGGATTCCGTCGCGATTGCCGCGCAGGCGCTGGTGGGTAAGGCGCTGGGCGCGAAAGCCTTCGAAAGCGCCCGTGCAGTGGGTGTGACCGTGTTGCGCTTTTCCATTGCCTCCGCTGTGTTGTTGGCCATTGGACTAACTCTTGGCGCGGGCTTCATTCCTCGTATCTTCACGTCGGACCCGGGAGTGTTGGAACAGATGCGGTGGCCGTGGTGGATTTTGGTAGCCCTGGTCGTCTTAGGAGGTGTGGTCTTCGCCTTTGATGGTGTGTTGCTGGGCGCGGGCGATGCGGCATTCCTGCGTACCTGGTCAATCGCCTCTGTTCTGTTGGGATACCTCCCGCTAGTGTGGTTGAGTTACGCCTTCGGCTGGGGGTTGACTGGCGTGTGGTTAGGCCTGCTGGCGATGATTTCTATTCGGATGGTCGCGGTGACTGTGCGCTTCCGCGGGAATGCGTGGATGGTGGCGTGA
- the rpsO gene encoding 30S ribosomal protein S15, whose amino-acid sequence MALTKEQKAETLKEFGLHETDTGSTEAQVALLTVRIRQLTEHLKFHKHDHHSRRGLLLMVGRRKGLLKYLAENDVTRYRSLIERLGLRR is encoded by the coding sequence ATGGCTCTCACTAAAGAGCAGAAGGCGGAGACCCTCAAGGAGTTCGGCCTTCACGAGACCGACACCGGTTCCACCGAAGCCCAGGTCGCACTGCTGACCGTTCGTATCCGTCAGCTGACTGAGCACCTGAAGTTCCACAAGCACGATCACCACTCCCGTCGTGGTCTGCTGTTGATGGTTGGTCGTCGTAAGGGTCTGCTGAAGTACCTGGCAGAAAACGACGTCACCCGTTACCGCTCCCTGATCGAACGACTGGGCCTGCGCCGCTAA
- the rbfA gene encoding 30S ribosome-binding factor RbfA has translation MVDHARAARMAKRIQQIVATAIEREIKDPRLEFVTVTDARMTGDLHDATVFYTVRGQRLEDEPDWDSAERALTKARGQLRKIVGEQLGVRFTPTLSFEVDTVPEASAHLEEVLAKARARDEAIRKAAEGAQPAGEANPYRDPAEATADDIDSQW, from the coding sequence ATGGTTGATCACGCCCGCGCAGCTCGTATGGCAAAGCGAATCCAGCAGATTGTGGCTACCGCTATCGAGCGGGAAATTAAGGACCCGCGCTTAGAGTTTGTCACGGTGACAGATGCTCGGATGACCGGTGATTTGCACGATGCCACCGTGTTTTACACCGTGCGTGGCCAGCGGCTAGAGGATGAACCGGATTGGGATTCCGCCGAGCGGGCACTGACTAAGGCCCGGGGGCAGCTGCGCAAGATCGTCGGTGAACAATTGGGCGTGCGGTTTACCCCCACGCTGTCCTTTGAGGTGGATACGGTGCCGGAGGCCAGTGCACACTTGGAGGAGGTGTTGGCGAAGGCCCGCGCGCGAGATGAGGCCATTCGTAAAGCAGCCGAGGGCGCACAGCCCGCCGGTGAGGCCAACCCTTATCGCGACCCGGCCGAGGCCACTGCCGACGACATCGATTCGCAGTGGTAG